The genome window GCGGCGGACGCCGTCGATGGGGACTCGTGAGCGGATCACCGGGATGACGGACTCGTCCTGTGCGCCGTCCGTGATGACCAACGCAGTGACGTCCTCGGCCGTGGTGAGGCTTGCGAGCACGGTGTCGACCTCCTGGCCGACTTCCCGATTGGCCGCGACGTCGCCATTTTCGTTCCCGGTGACGACGGCGACTTCGACGCTTTCGTCGCGGGCGTCGAGGTCGTCGTAGATGTGGAGTCCCTGGAAGATGACGTTGACGTCGGAATCCTCTGGATCTGCAGTCGCGAGCGCGACGGCTGCCTCCTCGACCGTCTCGCGGCCGATGACCGGCGTCGAGAAGCCGGTCTTGCGGCCGAGGTCGTCGTCGAGGTCGACACAGAGGATCAGCAGCATCACTCCCTCGTTGACCGTCGCGGTATTTCCCTCTTCTGGGACTGACACATCATCTCGTGGTGAGAATCGCAACAGACGACGCCGACGACCGCCTCGATCGGAGACACGAGCACACTGATCTACTGATCCGGACGGCGGACTCGAGCACACTCGGTCACGGCCGATCCGTGCTGTCACCTGTGGATCGCTCGAGCGACTGCCGGTCCGTTTCGCACGGCTTTTGTGGGTCGGCCCAGTACGGACTGTCGAATGATCTCGAAGGGCTGTGAGCAGTGCGCGAAAGGCGGCAAGATGGTGCTGTTCGTCTACGGCTACTGCGACCAGCGCGACTGCTTTTACTGCCCGCTTGGCGAGAACCGCAAGAACGTCACCGACGTCTACGCCAACGAACGACTCGTCGAGGACGACGAGGACGTCATCACCGAGGCCAAGCATATGGACGCGTTGGGCACCTCGATCACCGGCGGTGAGCCCCAGGAGGCCCTCGAGCGGACCTGTCACTATCTCTCCCTGCTCAAAGACGAGTTCGGCGAGGACCATCACACCCACCTCTACACCGGCATCACGGGCGGCCGCGAGAATATGCGCCGGCTCTCGGAAGCCGGTCTGGACGAGATCCGTTTTCACCCGCCGCTCGAGCAGTGGGGCGACCTCCACGGCACCGAATGGGAAGAGATCCTCTATATCGCACGGGAGGAAGGGCTTACGCCTGCGTTCGAGATTCCGGGCATCCGCGCGGAACCGGAGTTCCTTGACTTCCTGGACGAGGGTGCGGCCGACTTCTGTAACGTCAACGAGTTCGAGATGTCCCACGGCAACTTCCGCCGGATGCAAGCGAAAGGCTACGAACTCAAAGAAGGCCATATGAGCGCCGTCGACAACGACCGCGAGGACATTCTCGAGGTGATGGGCGACCATCCGAACGTGTACTTCTGTACCTCGGTGTTCAAAGACGCCGCCCAGCACCGCCGACGCCTGAAACGGATGGCCAGAAACGTCCGCCGGGAGTTCGACGACGTCACCGACGACGGTACCCTCGTCTACGGAAAAACCTACACCGAGCCCGAACGCTTCGAGGAACTCGGCGTTCCCGAAGAGTTCTACACCGTCAAGTCGAGCCATCTCGAGGTCGCCTGGTGGCTGCTCGAGGAGATGATCGAGGAAGGCGACGTCGACGACGGTGAAATCGTCGAACAGTATCCGAGTTACGATGGCCAGGTAGTCGAGCGAACGCCGTTGGCGTAGGGGCTTGACCCGCCCGAACGTAGTGAGCGCGGCTTTTTGCTGGAGAGTTTTGCGCGAGTGATGAGCGAGCGCTGACCTCGAGCCCGTCGATTCTGGCTCAGTCCCTGAGCCGGGGGTTCCGTGGTACAATTCTACGAACGTACCAGAACGTCGAATACCCGTCCGCGCTATTTCCTATGTGATCTGTCCACGCGTTGGACGGATCGTGCCGCCGGGACGATCACCGATGTACGCTCGCGTGCACCTGGGGGTTGATCGTGGGTCCAACTGCAGCATCCCGGCGGTTTCTGCTTTCGGAATCGAGTCACTAGGGTATCACTTATGGCTAAGTACGACGAGTGAGAGCACCATGATGCACCGAACGGTGCGTCGTATGCGGGGAATCCGAAACCACCTACCGTTCCCCGCATACTGCTTTCATTGCGGAAGCGCGCGATTCTTCGAGTTGCGTCAGTGAACCAGTATCGGCTGCTCCTCGAGCGACAGCGTTCGTCACACCCAGACGGCCGTGGGGTCCCACAGATCGACTCATACGCGAGCGACCACGTCGAGGTGATGGGCGACGAAGACGAGGTCGCCACGGTCGAGCTGTGTCCGACGGGTCTCGAGCCACTGGTCGCGTGTGCTCGGCTCCAGTATCGACGGCGGATAGTCGGCCAGTGCACCCTCGATCGTCTCGAGGACGTGTTCGACGACGGTGGCTTCGTCATCCGGATAGTGGCCGTCGCGTGAGTGAACGAGCCAGTCCGAGCCACCGGCTGCCACGACGTCGAAGCCGCATTTGGGGGCGGCCTCGAGGAGCTCCCGGCCGGCGCGACTGGACCCGGGCTGGTCGCGGATCTCGTCCATGTGTCGGTGGTAGTGTCGTTCGATCCGCCCGTCGAGCGGGTGCGCTGGAGCGAATCTCGTTCCGCCGTCGAACGTGATGGGGGCGTAGAGCACGCCGCCGTCGCGAAGTAGCCCCCGAACGCGCGCCAGCGTGGACTCGAGGTCGACCAGGTCGAAGACGGCGGCCCCGATCACGGCATCGGCGTCGTCGTCGAGGGCGAAGCCGTCGGCTACCTCGAGCGTAACCTCCAGGTGCGTCTCGGTACCCCCGTCGACTCGGCTGGCGACGAGTCCCTCGCCGTAGCTCTCGACGTCGTATCCTGCGTCCTCGAGCCAGTGGGGGAGACGCTCGTGGGCGGCCGTCACGCACGACGAATCGAGGTCGACGGCGCGATACGAGACGGCTTCAGGGAGTGATTCCCACGCGGCGAGTCGGGAGATCATCGACCCGACGCCAGCGCCGACCTCGACGATCCGGACGGGGTCGTCACGGTTCCGGTCCGGGAGCGCGTCAACGAACCGATCCCAGACCCGTCGGTCGAGCGCCCGGTCGTCGATCGTTCGTTTGGCCGTCAGGTAGTCGACTTTCGTGGTCACGGTCGTCCCTCTGGAAGACAGTCGGCCTCAAAGCGGCCGTTCATGGTTCACCGTCGCGATGTCATCTTCGTCGATTCGAATCACGAGTTCGGTCGCCGTTGCCGGCTCGAGACGTTCGAGTAGGCGATCTCCGACGGTTCTTGCGAGCCGTTCGGCGCTCGGATTTCGACCCTCGAGCGCGGGAAGTTCGTTGAGCGTGCGATCCCGGAGCGAGTCTACGACGGCCTCGAGCGCGTCGATCACGGCGTCGATGTCGACGAGGTAGCCGTACTCATCGAGGTCGGGGCCGCGAAACGTGGCTTCGACCGTATACTGGTGTGAGTGTAAGGTCCCCTCCGGACCCGGGTTCGGAACCGTCAGGTAGTGCTGGGCGACAAACGTCCGAGAGACCGACACCGCGTACATATCTCGAGAGTGGCCGTGAAATCACTTAACTCCCGTCGGTGGTGACAGGAGAGGCGGCCGTTGTCGGTGGTCGATCGACCGACGGTGGTCATGTCCAGCGGTCCACTAGTCGGCCCGTGGTTCGAGTCGATCGGAGACGACCAGCCAGTCCCGACCGAATTGCAGGAGAAACGGAACCAGCACGGCCGCAGTGATCAACCACGATCCCGTCCGGCCGGGAACCGGCAGGAGGGCGAGCCAGATGGCGGCCATCGCGAGTGCGCCGAAGAACCGACGGGCCTGGCTCCGGTCGAGCCCCCGGACGGGTCGCCCGCGTCGACGTCTGCTGGCGATCCCGGCAACGAAGACGTACCGTGCCAGGCCGACGGCGAGAAACGCCAGGGGGGCGACCCCGTACAGGACGACGATCGAGGCGCCACAGAGAACCGTGAGCGCGTCGATTTCGGTGTCCAACCGGGCGCCGAACTCGGTGACCGAGTCCGTTCGCCGGGCGACAACGCCGTCGATGGCGTCGAGGCCGGCCGCAATTGCGAACAGCGCTCCGGGAACCCAGACGAGCGTCCCCGTCGAGGGATCGACGAACACGAACCCGGCGAGCAACGCGAGGGCGCTCCCTCGAGCGATCGTGATCCACGTCGCGAGCGTCAGTGGTTGTGGTCCGGCCTCGACTCGAGCCAGGACGAGCGTTCGCCGGACGACCACGAACTGGATCGCGAGGACTGCAAGCGTCCCCAACAGGAATCGGGCCGTCGGCCCGCCGTCCCAGATGACCGCGAGTGCGGTCAGCCCGATACCCGCGAAAACGACGTTTCCGACGGTCGCACGCGACACCCGTCCACGCATCGACGGCAGGTCGGTCGTCCTCGAGCGTTCGATCACGGTCGCGTCCTCACGTCCGTGTCCCGTGCCGTCATGCTGAATAGATCACCTGTCGTACGTGAGCAGTACCTGAAGTGCCGACTCCGGGCTGGCGTCGAGTCGTTCGTACGCAGCCTGGGCCTCCCAGAACGGAACGTGGTGTGTGATGAGTTCGTCGACGTCGAGTCGCTGGAGCCACTCGAGTGCGGTCTCGAGGCGACGATCGGTGTCCCATCGGCCACAGAGTGCGGGATCGATGGTGCTGACCTGACTCGAACGCAGGTCGATACGGTCGCGGTGGTATCGTCCGCCAAGTTCGAGTGGGGCGCGTTTGGTGCCGTACCAGGAGCCGACGACGACCCGCGAGTCGTAGCCGACGGCTCCGATGGCGTCGTCGAGTGCCGTCGGGTCGCCGGACAGTTCGATCGCGACGTCCGCGTCGTCGACTTCGGCATCGATCTCCTCGGGTGGAACCGCTCGGTCGGCACCGAACGCGAGCGCGAGTTCTCGTCGAGACTCGAGGGGTTCGACCGCGACGAGTCGCTCGAGCGGAAACGACGCGAGCAATCCGATCACACAGAGGCCGATGACACCGGCTCCGAAGACGACGACCTGCTCGCCGAGCCGCGGATGGGCGTCGAGGACGAGGTTCGTCGCGGTTTCGACGGAAGGAAGCAACCCGGCAGCCGTCGGCTCGAGCGGCTCGGGGACGGGCACGAGCGCGTCGGGTTGCGCGGTGAACCGCGTCTGGTGGGGGACGAACGAGAAGACGGTGCGTCCTCGCCACGTGTCGTCGACGCCATGGCCGGTGTCGACGACCTCGCCGACGGCCGCGTAGCCGTACGTCGTCGGGTACGAGAGGTCGCCTTTGAGGGCGTCGATCGTCTCGTCGGCGACGAGATCAGCGGGAATCTCGTCCCGATAAACGAGCAGTTCGGTCCCGGCACTGATTGCGGAGACCTGCGTCTCGACGCGTACCTCCCCACGGTCGGGCGAGGGGACGTCAATCGGTCGCGTCTCGACGGTTCGCGGGCCAGTGAAATGCAGTGCAGCGTCGTCCATTGTTGTGTTTTCGTGTCCGTCGCACGGGCCCGTCCTCGACATCCTGAACGGTCGGGTACGCCAAACCGATCGGCACGCTGAACCCGATGGTCAGCCGAAACTGGCGGCCGACCGGACTCTTGTTATTCATTTGGCGATAGAATATAATAGCTTACTGCTACCTATGCTGGCTTCGAGGTGTCTCCCGGCGACCGGGGTTTCCGGTGAGCGGGCGAACGGGGTCAGTCGATTTCAGTGGGATCGACTTCAGGCAGCGTGATGAGGTTTTCGCGGCCGATCCGAAGTTTCTCGATC of Natrarchaeobaculum sulfurireducens contains these proteins:
- a CDS encoding CDP-alcohol phosphatidyltransferase family protein, with the protein product MIERSRTTDLPSMRGRVSRATVGNVVFAGIGLTALAVIWDGGPTARFLLGTLAVLAIQFVVVRRTLVLARVEAGPQPLTLATWITIARGSALALLAGFVFVDPSTGTLVWVPGALFAIAAGLDAIDGVVARRTDSVTEFGARLDTEIDALTVLCGASIVVLYGVAPLAFLAVGLARYVFVAGIASRRRRGRPVRGLDRSQARRFFGALAMAAIWLALLPVPGRTGSWLITAAVLVPFLLQFGRDWLVVSDRLEPRAD
- a CDS encoding 6-pyruvoyl trahydropterin synthase family protein — its product is MYAVSVSRTFVAQHYLTVPNPGPEGTLHSHQYTVEATFRGPDLDEYGYLVDIDAVIDALEAVVDSLRDRTLNELPALEGRNPSAERLARTVGDRLLERLEPATATELVIRIDEDDIATVNHERPL
- a CDS encoding zinc-dependent alcohol dehydrogenase — its product is MDDAALHFTGPRTVETRPIDVPSPDRGEVRVETQVSAISAGTELLVYRDEIPADLVADETIDALKGDLSYPTTYGYAAVGEVVDTGHGVDDTWRGRTVFSFVPHQTRFTAQPDALVPVPEPLEPTAAGLLPSVETATNLVLDAHPRLGEQVVVFGAGVIGLCVIGLLASFPLERLVAVEPLESRRELALAFGADRAVPPEEIDAEVDDADVAIELSGDPTALDDAIGAVGYDSRVVVGSWYGTKRAPLELGGRYHRDRIDLRSSQVSTIDPALCGRWDTDRRLETALEWLQRLDVDELITHHVPFWEAQAAYERLDASPESALQVLLTYDR
- a CDS encoding radical SAM protein; the encoded protein is MISKGCEQCAKGGKMVLFVYGYCDQRDCFYCPLGENRKNVTDVYANERLVEDDEDVITEAKHMDALGTSITGGEPQEALERTCHYLSLLKDEFGEDHHTHLYTGITGGRENMRRLSEAGLDEIRFHPPLEQWGDLHGTEWEEILYIAREEGLTPAFEIPGIRAEPEFLDFLDEGAADFCNVNEFEMSHGNFRRMQAKGYELKEGHMSAVDNDREDILEVMGDHPNVYFCTSVFKDAAQHRRRLKRMARNVRREFDDVTDDGTLVYGKTYTEPERFEELGVPEEFYTVKSSHLEVAWWLLEEMIEEGDVDDGEIVEQYPSYDGQVVERTPLA
- a CDS encoding class I SAM-dependent methyltransferase; protein product: MTTKVDYLTAKRTIDDRALDRRVWDRFVDALPDRNRDDPVRIVEVGAGVGSMISRLAAWESLPEAVSYRAVDLDSSCVTAAHERLPHWLEDAGYDVESYGEGLVASRVDGGTETHLEVTLEVADGFALDDDADAVIGAAVFDLVDLESTLARVRGLLRDGGVLYAPITFDGGTRFAPAHPLDGRIERHYHRHMDEIRDQPGSSRAGRELLEAAPKCGFDVVAAGGSDWLVHSRDGHYPDDEATVVEHVLETIEGALADYPPSILEPSTRDQWLETRRTQLDRGDLVFVAHHLDVVARV